From Panicum hallii strain FIL2 chromosome 2, PHallii_v3.1, whole genome shotgun sequence, a single genomic window includes:
- the LOC112882608 gene encoding transcription factor RF2a-like: MDEDQGADPARRARLLSPPSGQPQAPRAPALPMDLSSQYQRRFAPSLFLPPMAPRLAPGSGFSAFSNYQGPPALAPPAAGGSHLARSLPKAPLFSTDSLAPLPYSADPAAGVGAGAGAAVPRSPPSLGSEQQGPSASGLPPRGAGHRRSRSDFLVGFSLQNQLPLPVLPAAEGFSKSADAAALEELFRSYRDPKSLSALGSSVDGPSERNSHLGNQMSSRRAWSPADSSDNEAESWGTGGGGGTTTSHPRHCRSLSVDSIMGNLNFGALGQVSPTLPPPSPASGAGGSVPHTGSGPSGSAAAVATSELANGEFTESEMKKIMANDRLAELALADPKRVKRILANRISAAKSKERKVKYMGELERKVHVLQMETSTLSSKATLSQRECEALKVQNSEMRIRLQALEQQAHLKDALNQALSAEVQRLKQAAGEASDAHAPNGSHHHMHRQILEQQLLQLQKQPSEAQKAEQQQPQESEQFKAQQKQWNH, from the exons atggacGAGGACCAGGGCGCCGatcccgcgcgccgcgcccgcctCCTCTCGCCGCCGAGCGGGCAGCCCcaggccccgcgcgcccccgcgCTCCCCATGGACCTCTCCTCCCAGTACCAGCGCCGCTTCGCGCCGTCGCTCTTCCTCCCGCCGATGGCGCCCCGCCTGGCGCCAGGCTCCGGCTTCTCGGCCTTCAGCAACTACCAGGGCCCGCCGGCGCTCGCTCCCCCGGCGGCCGGAGGATCGCATCTCGCCCGGTCGCTCCCAAAGGCGCCGCTTTTCTCCACGGACTCGCTGGCTCCGCTCCCGTACTCCGCCGATCCGGCCGCGGGTGTGggtgcgggcgcgggcgcggcggtcCCGCGTTCCCCGCCGTCGCTGGGCTCCGAGCAGCAGGGGCCGTCCGCGTCCGGCCTGCCGCCGCGTGGGGCGGGGCACCGGCGGTCCCGTAGCGATTTCCTCGTCGGGTTCTCGCTCCAGAACCAGCTGCCCCTGCCGGTGCTGCCTGCGGCCGAGGGGTTCAGCAAGTCGGCGGACGCCGCCGCCCTCGAGGAGCTCTTCCGCTCGTACAGGGATCCGAAAAGCTTGAGTGCGCTCGGATCCTCCGTGGATGGCCCCAGTGAGAGGAACAGCCACCTGGGCAACCAAATGAGCAGCCGGCGCGCGTGGAGTCCTGCTGACAGCAGCGACAACGAGGCCGAGAGCTGGGGTACTGGTGGTGGCGGAGGCACCACCACTAGCCATCCTCGGCATTGCCGCAGCTTGTCGGTGGACAGCATCATGGGGAACCTCAACTTTGGAGCCCTGGGGCAGGTGTCGCCGacactgccgccgccgtctccggcGTCAGGCGCCGGCGGCAGCGTCCCTCACACTGGAAGTGGGCCCTCTGGGAGTGCCGCTGCAGTCGCTACTTCTGAACTTGCTAATGGAGAATTCACCGAGTCTGAGATGAAAAAGATCATGGCCAACGATCGCCTCGCTGAGCTCGCGCTGGCTGATCCTAAGAGGGTCAAGAG GATTCTAGCTAATAGGATCTCTGCTGCAAAGTCGAAGGAGCGCAAGGTGAAGTACATGGGTGAGCTTGAGCGTAAAGTTCATGTGCTGCAGATGGAGACCAGTACATTATCTTCAAAAGCAACGTTGTCTCAG AGGGAATGCGAAGCACTTAAAGTTCAGAACAGTGAGATGAGGATCAGGTTGCAAGCGCTGGAGCAGCAAGCACACCTGAAAGATG CTCTGAATCAAGCACTGAGTGCTGAAGTGCAGCGCCTGAAACAAGCTGCTGGCGAGGCGAGTGATGCTCATGCGCCGAACGGGTCACACCATCATATGCACCGCCAGATTCTTGAACAGCAGCTGCTGCAACTACAGAAGCAGCCATCAGAGGCCCAGAAGGCTGAGCAGCAGCAACCACAGGAATCAGAGCAGTTCAAGGCTCAGCAGAAGCAGTGGAACCACTAG
- the LOC112880647 gene encoding protein LITTLE ZIPPER 1-like isoform X2, with product MCSGSWSTKRCPSLVVFNLKRRQQQTKPHVLVAIRRRRLRLRRSRAGVEAMEMVNLKLYLENRCIIAENERLKEKASALRRENLALRQNLSKTAAEAKLPAAGAGAGAA from the exons ATGTGCTCCGGGTCCTGGAGCACCAAGAGATGCCCATCCCTTGTCGTCTTCAATCTcaagcggcggcagcagcagacGAAGCCCCATGTCTTGGTTGCTATCAGGAGGAGG AGGTTGAGGCTGAGGAGGTCGAGAGCCGGAGTAGAGGCCATGGAGATGGTGAACCTGAAGCTCTACCTGGAGAACCGGTGCATCATCGCCGAGAACGAGAGGCTCAAGGAGAAGGCCAGCGCGCTCCGCCGCGAGAACCTCGCCCTGCGCCAGAACCTGTCCAAGACGGCGGCCGAGGCCAagctgccggcggcaggagcgggagcaggagctgcgTGA
- the LOC112880647 gene encoding protein LITTLE ZIPPER 1-like isoform X1: MGSIFIYSLKALGTLHLQVTEFHGIYLSRSKHTASGNMCSGSWSTKRCPSLVVFNLKRRQQQTKPHVLVAIRRRLRLRRSRAGVEAMEMVNLKLYLENRCIIAENERLKEKASALRRENLALRQNLSKTAAEAKLPAAGAGAGAA; the protein is encoded by the exons ATGGGATCCATCTTTATATATAGCCTTAAAGCTCTCGGAACACTTCATCTGCAAGTCACTGAGTTTCACGGAATCTATCTATCTAGGAGCAAGCACACAGCATCCGGCAACATGTGCTCCGGGTCCTGGAGCACCAAGAGATGCCCATCCCTTGTCGTCTTCAATCTcaagcggcggcagcagcagacGAAGCCCCATGTCTTGGTTGCTATCAGGAGGAG GTTGAGGCTGAGGAGGTCGAGAGCCGGAGTAGAGGCCATGGAGATGGTGAACCTGAAGCTCTACCTGGAGAACCGGTGCATCATCGCCGAGAACGAGAGGCTCAAGGAGAAGGCCAGCGCGCTCCGCCGCGAGAACCTCGCCCTGCGCCAGAACCTGTCCAAGACGGCGGCCGAGGCCAagctgccggcggcaggagcgggagcaggagctgcgTGA
- the LOC112880645 gene encoding uncharacterized protein LOC112880645, whose translation MASLRLVAALAPSPPRRPPPPRRREPRRPPPSAVRLTSGVALATAAAAVAAAASPPALAALSEPANALSLPTWAVHVSSVAEWVTAMWLVWDYGERTGIKGWKGLSWGMVPLLGGAMCACTWHFFYNSESLEVLVALQGALTVIGNLTMCIAAYRIFKASQEGSKTS comes from the exons ATGGCGTCCCTCCGGCTCGTGGCGGCGCTAGCGCCCtctcctcctcgtcgtcctccgcCGCCACGTCGACGTGAGCCGCGGAGACCGCCGCCCTCCGCGGTCCGCCTGACGAGCGGCGTGGCCCTGGCGACCGCTGCTGCTGCCGTGGCCGCGGCCGCCTCGCCACCGGCGCTCGCCGCGCTGTCAGAGCCGGCGAACGCGCTCTCGCTGCCCACCTGGGCCGTCCACGTCTCCAGCGTCGCCGAGTG GGTGACGGCGATGTGGCTGGTTTGGGACTACGGGGAGAGGACGGGGATCAAGGGCTGGAAGGGCCTCTCTTGGGGGATG GTGCCACTTCTTGGTGGAGCGATGTGCGCCTGCACATGGCATTTCTTCTACAATTCAGAGTCTCTTGAA GTCCTTGTAGCTCTCCAAGGTGCTCTGACGGTGATCGGTAACTTAACAATGTGTATTGCTGCATACCGCATCTTCAAAGCATCCCAGGAAGGCTCTAAAACTTCATAG
- the LOC112880644 gene encoding probable sodium/metabolite cotransporter BASS5, chloroplastic yields the protein MPPAGAGAAVLRRPYLAGVHLLAGRRQAGVDRVSMLPPVTPPLPPLVSWQQGSGVVARRRLWANASGSFEQNNTWEDAVLPSQVVEESKVDFLKILKSANTVIPHIVLGSTILALVYPPSFTWFTTRYYAPALGFLMFAVGVNSSVEDFVEAIKRPDAIAAGYIGQFIIKPLFGFLFGTLAVTVLNLPTALGAGIMLVSCVSGAQLSNYATFLTDPHMAPLSIVMTSLSTATAVFVTPTLSYFLIGQKLPVDVKGMMSSIVQIVVAPIAAGLLLNRFLPKLCAAIQPFLPPLSVFVTALCVGSPLAINIRAVLSPFGLSIVLLLFAFHTSSFVAGYHLAGTWFHKSDDVKALQRTISFETGMQSSLLALALANRFFPDPLVGVPPAISVVLMSLLGFALVMVWSKKMKM from the exons ATGCCCCCCGCCGGGGCCGGCGCAGCCGTCCTGAGGCGGCCCTACCTCGCCGGCGTCCACTTGTTGGCCGGCCGCCGGCAGGCGGGGGTGGACCGCGTCTCGATGCTTCCTCCGGTgaccccgccgctgccgccgctcgtCTCATGGC AGCAGGGATCTGGAGTGGTTGCTAGGAGGCGCCTCTGGGCGAATGCGAGTGGTTCCTTCGAGCAGAATAACACTTGGGAGGACGCGGTATTGCCTTCACAG GTAGTGGAGGAGAGTAAAGTAGATTTCCTGAAGATCCTGAAGAGTGCCAACACCGTTATTCCCCATATAGTGCTGGGGAGCACAATTCTGGCTCTGGTGTACCCGCCTTCTTTTACATGGTTCACAACCAG GTATTATGCACCAGCTTTGGGATTCTTGATGTTTGCTGTTGGTGTGAACTCAAGCGTCGAGGATTTTGTCGAAGCAATAAAAAGGCCAGATGCTATTGCTGCCGGTTATATTGGACAGTTCATCATCAAGCCTTTGTTTGGATTCCTTTTTGGCACTCTTGCAGTAACAGTTCTTAATCTTCCAACTGCTCTAG GTGCTGGTATCATGTTAGTTTCATGTGTGAGCGGAGCACAGCTTTCAAACTATGCAACTTTCCTGACAGATCCACATATGGCCCCTCTCAGCATTGTTATGACATCATTGTCAACAGCTACTGCAGTTTTTGTCACCCCAACATTATCCTACTTTCTTATTGGCCAGAAATTACCTGTAGACGTCAAAGGGATGATGTCCAGCATTGTTCAAATAGTTGTTGCTCCAATTGCAGCTGGATTGCTCCTGAATAG ATTCCTTCCAAAGCTCTGTGCAGCTATTCAGCCATTTCTGCCTCCGTTGTCAGTATTCGTCACTGCTTTGTGTGTTGGTTCACCGTTGGCTATAAATATTAGGGCTGTTTTGTCTCCATTTGGATTATCCATTGTGCTGCTCCTTTTCGCGTTCCATACCTCATCTTTTGTAGCTGGTTATCATCTTGCTGGTACTTGGTTTCACAAGTCAGACGATGTGAAGGCACTACAAAGAACAATATCTTTTGAGACAG GAATGCAAAGTAGCCTTCTTGCTCTTGCTTTAGCAAACAGGTTCTTCCCAGATCCACTAGTGGGTGTGCCTCCAGCCATATCG GTTGTGTTGATGTCCTTACTGGGCTTTGCTCTCGTGATGGTATGGTCCAAGAAAATGAAAATGTAG